The following are encoded together in the Bactrocera neohumeralis isolate Rockhampton chromosome 6, APGP_CSIRO_Bneo_wtdbg2-racon-allhic-juicebox.fasta_v2, whole genome shotgun sequence genome:
- the LOC126762295 gene encoding armadillo repeat-containing protein 8-like, with product MWTLAQEANWEELKYVISNGDGVNCREALIKIKDAVIGSNKQKGALISHDLVPIILHTCIDQVQSPDRKMDALVILGSLAKGSEEQVECLVKQYNIVPYLLKEIMSKDNSKKCVETCLSTLRSIFGHTCAPKENFLANTDVLKHFLRLASAGSSLKTQICITSILVSVCQTNEDQLRLLHAGTLQILSRMICYDNEDIQIPALRCLSCMCYSNRSVADNICVISFQGRSLPDILNSLTSRLFPAEIQLIAARCLTYIYRSGTLPSTDNRISQKALPTLARLCAESFDHSIIASASETLAYLIEIDSELQRTAAITNHLLKSLSDLLQSQDPGVKQAALCCFASLGANDEAIRKRLMDTYGLINAILNGLKDSNSRVKLSAIRCLHSLSRSVQQLRTTFQDYTIWEPLMAIFTTETSIEFLVAVTSTICNLVLEFSPSKEPIINAGIIERLCQYTMHADPSLRLNSIWALMNMSFQSEMYVKTDIINMLGTKRILELVNDSDTRIVMKTLGLLRNLLSKTHHIEIIMRAYSCEVLEAINKLLESDHSSEVKEQAFCIIGNISAEDENGDYIIMNNKIMAHLAVFLFHHDRKLQAGTLFAIYNLVHRKDSWSMEKYSRLSESNIIKNVNELNKKNIRNKAQCEDYISRTLKQIVIQCKHFYPEILQ from the exons atgTGGACTCTAGCTCAGGAAGCAAATTGggaagaacttaaatatgttatctCGAATGGTGATGGTGTTAACTGCAGAGAGgcattgataaaaattaaagatgCAGTTATTGGTAGCAACAAACAGAAAGGTGCACTCATCTCGCATGACTTGGTGCCTATCATACTCCACACTTGCATCGACCAAGTTCAAAGCCCAGATCGAAAAATGGATGCGCTGGTCATATTAG gTTCATTGGCGAAAGGATCGGAGGAACAAGTTGAGTGTCTGGTGAAACAATATAATATCGTACCATatttgttaaaagaaattatGTCAAAGGATAATAGTAAAAAATGCGTTGAAACGTGTCTCAGCACATTGCGGTCAATATTTGGGCATACATGCGCTCCCAAGGAAAACTTTCTTGCCAACACAgatgttttaaaacattttttgc GTCTCGCTTCTGCGGGGAGCtcattaaaaacacaaatatgcaTAACCAGCATACTTGTTTCGGTGTGTCAGACAAATGAGGATCAACTGCGACTTCTGCATGCGGGAACGTTGCAAATATTATCTCGTATGATTTGCTATGACAACGAAGATATACAAATACCGGCGCTGCGTTGTTTATCCTGCATGTGCTATTCAAATCGATCGGTCGCAGACAATATTTGTGTTATAAG TTTTCAAGGCAGATCTCTGCCAGACATACTGAATTCTCTAACGTCGAGACTGTTTCCTGCTGAAATACAGTTAATCGCGGCCAGATGCTTAACCTATATTTACAGGTCGGGTACTCTGCCCTCTACGGATAATAGAATATCGCAAAAAGCACTTCCCACCTTAGCACGTTTATGTGCCGAAAGTTTTGATCATTCAATTATAGCGTCTGCTTCAGAAACCCTAGCCTATCTTATAGAG ATTGATTCGGAACTACAACGAACCGCAGCGATTACGAATCATTTGCTGAAGTCACTATCCGATTTATTGCAAAGTCAAGACCCTGGAGTCAAACAAGCGGCGCTCTGTTGTTTTGCGTCTCTAGGTGCGAATGATGAAGCGATAAGAAAGCGTTTAATGGACACATACGGTCTGATAAATGCTATATTAAATGGCTTAAAAGATTCTAACTCACGG GTAAAATTGTCTGCAATTAGATGTCTGCACTCGCTGTCCAGATCTGTGCAACAGTTACGCACCACATTTCAA gACTACACAATTTGGGAACCTCTAATGGCTATATTTACAACAGAAACTTCTATTGAATTTTTGGTTGCTGTTACTTCGACCATTTGTAATCTAGTTTTGGAATTTTCGCCATCCAAGGAACCTATAATTAACGCCGGCATTATTGAGAGATTGTGCCAATATACTATGCATGCAGATCCCTCCTTGAGATTAAATAGCATATGGGCTTTAATGAATATGTCATTTCAGTCCGAAATGTATGTGAAAACTGATATTATCAATATGCTTGGTACCAAACGTATATTGGAATTGGTGAACGATAGCGATACCAGAATTGTGATGAAAACATTAGGGCTGTTACGAAATTTATTGAGTAAAACTCatcatattgaaataataatgagAGCGTATTCATGTGAAGTGCTCGAAGCTATTAATAAGTTACTAGAATCCGATCATTCGTCGGAAGTTAAAGAACAAGCGTTCTGTATTATTGGCAATATTTCTGCTGAAGATGAGAATGGTGATTACAttataatgaataataaaatcatGGCTCACTTGGCTGTATTTCTG TTCCACCATGATAGAAAACTTCAAGCGGGCACACTTTTTGCTATCTATAATCTCGTTCACCGGAAGGATTCATGGTCAATGGAAAAGTATTCTCGACTAAGTGAATCGAATATTATTAAGaatgttaatgaattaaataagaaaaatattcggAACAAAGCACAATGTGAAGACTATATAAGCCGAACTTTAAAGCAAATTGTTATACAATGTAAACATTTCTACCCGGAGATTTTAcagtaa